Below is a window of Impatiens glandulifera chromosome 2, dImpGla2.1, whole genome shotgun sequence DNA.
GACAGCTGTTAATGccaattttcctcaaattattCATTACTTATCATATTAAGGAATTATATTGTCGCTTTTAAtcttgattaaaatatattaattaattttaaaattatcaaaatacattcattaatttaaattgaaaaaaaaactttaaaaaatctAATGAGGCCTTATTAAATTGGGAGATGGTAAGTTtctaaaattagaaaaaacaaataaaaagatgataataatgaattaattaatgtgtGAAAGATTGacattttcaaattaaagatgCGAAGAAGATGGATCATGTTAATCGATCCATTGATTAAGCGTTCACATTCAACCATTTATTTCATCTTCccattctttatatatataactaattagaCTTCCACTTCTATTCTATCTGTCACAAGAACACAATTACTAATTATATATCATTCCTCTTTGTTCTTCAAAACtacaaattaaaagaaatatgagCAATGAAGGCGAGATCAAGAACGGGGCTAAACCAACTCCCCGTTTGAATCAGAGGATTCTTTCGTCGCTGTCAAGGAGATCTGTGGCTGCACACCCATGGCATGATCTTGAATTAGGTaacaaaaaacttatttaatcattttcaaatccttataataataatgtgaccAATTGATtcatgacatatatatatatatgatgatttAATTTGCAGGGCCTGAAGCTCCACAAATTTTCAATTGTGtaagtaattatttatataatcgaGGATGATGTTCTTCTTCAAGGTttgtaacattttattattataagtgcAGGTTATTGAGATAACAAAAGGAAGTAAAGTGAAATATGAGCTTGATAAGAAGACCGGTATGATTAAGGTATgtatgtattaatattattgcATTATTTGGGGGTTAATATATAACGCGCACATGCAATTAATATGATTGGTATTTCGATACATAGGTGGACCGTGTGTTGTATTCTTCGGTCGTGTATCCTCACAATTATGGGTTTATTCCTCGAACTCTTTGTGAAGATAACGATCCAATGGATGTCCTTGTCCTCATGCAGGTTAGTTAGCTAGTTAGTTaagaacatatatatattatactttctatatttaaaaaaaacaacaaaaattaaaaaaaaatatggtttCTTGATTAGGAACCGGTTCTACCTGGCTGCTTTCTTCGAGCCAAGGCCATTGGGCTCATGCCCATGATTGATCAGGTGAGACTATTTGAAACACATCTATGTGTAAAAAAAGAAGGTAATTTTCAATTTACCGattattttgttcttaaaaAAATAGGGAGAAAAGGACGACAAGATCATTGCGGTTTGTGCTGATGATCCCGAGTATCGTCATTACAAAGACATCAAGGAGCTTCCTCCTCACCGTCTTGCTGAGATTCGTCGCTTTTTCGAAGATTGTATCCTTTCTAGaaccaatttttatttttcaatcttaTAGGATAACTCTAATGATAAAaaggttataaaaaaaaattgtgtttcttGACTTAAATAATTCAGACaagaagaatgaaaagaaaGAAGTTGCAGTAAATGATTTTCTGCCATCAGAAACAGCATATGAAGCTATCCAACACTCAATGTAAGAAGGATTGAAagtcttttaatttatttgaaaaaaaatcctAATTTGTGGCTTAATTAATTTGGTGCAGGGATCTTTATGCTGAATACATAATGCAGACCTTAAGAAGATGAATTAATCTTCTATCCAACATATATgcatatttatttcaattaatattttaagctATGATAAAATTCTATTCAAGCATTTTGTTTGGGCAGAGTGTTGCCATTTCAACTTCTATATATGCATATTTAAGACAACAATGAATTTGTCTGGTTGGACTTTTGGCTAATATATAGTTAATTCCCAACTGGAATTAATGGTAATTTTACCAAGTAAAAAGGCTTGAAGAGTTATTTTTCATGtcttaaatttaaagtttattgagactataatcaaattttaatatcatataaGTACTAATCTTGTCAGTTCtcaatacatatataattatgaacttttactctctttttttattgataattgaATTAGAAATGTTCCcattacaaaattttcaatttctctgAAATTTTACCAACTTGAAGGAATGAATGTTGTGCGGATTTTCCAGGCCCAGTTACAAAAACCGGGGCCCAATATGATACCAGCAATGAAAatgtattttctctctttctttaattgattaaataaaatataattaactttaatttgaCACTAAACAAGTCTCAAATGTTTTGTTATTggattaatttattcattattctTTCTACGCatcattatttattcatttatttaatttaccaAGCTAACCGaaccaaataattataaatcataCAACACTTAAAAGATCCCAACCCAAATATTCAATCCAAAATGATATATCAaccaataatttatttctaaattaagaattcatttttaaatttaaaataatattcgacatgtttttttacatcaattcttttgatatatatatatatatatatatatatatatatatatatcaaattaaacctaatatttttttcaaaactatattcatcaaaataaattatgataaaattaattataaataataatttatactcataaaaagttaaattaaatattaattaataaacacaaattacagTACACTGTActagaaaaaaattacattaaaataaatattattaaaaaatatattatttttttcttttttcatcttttgtgttttgttttaataaaattgttttttattaatttttagatttttatcaattatgtttatttttataaatttctatattaaaaacatattaataaaatatataagataaaaataaaaaa
It encodes the following:
- the LOC124927018 gene encoding soluble inorganic pyrophosphatase 1; the protein is MSNEGEIKNGAKPTPRLNQRILSSLSRRSVAAHPWHDLELGPEAPQIFNCVIEITKGSKVKYELDKKTGMIKVDRVLYSSVVYPHNYGFIPRTLCEDNDPMDVLVLMQEPVLPGCFLRAKAIGLMPMIDQGEKDDKIIAVCADDPEYRHYKDIKELPPHRLAEIRRFFEDYKKNEKKEVAVNDFLPSETAYEAIQHSM